Genomic segment of Mycolicibacterium psychrotolerans:
CGTCGCCACCAACTGCGAGCAGACCTACCACCGCTACCTGCAGCCGGGTGAACAGGTGAGCGTCACTGCCGAGCTGACCGACGTCGTCGGCCCGAAGCGCACCGCGCTGGGCGAGGGTTTCTTCATCACCCAGACGATCACCTGGACTGTCGGTGGTGAACCTGTCGCCGAAATGCTCTGGCGCATCATGAAGTTCCGTCCCGCCGACCAGGACGCGCCCGCGTCGGCCGTCCCCGAGGACCTCGACACCGAGTCGATGATGCGGCCCGCGTCCTCGAAGGACACCAAGTTCTTCTGGGACGGCGTCAACGCCCACGAACTGCGGATCCAGAAGCGTCCCGACGGGACGCTGCAGCACCCGCCGGTGCCCGCCCTGTGGGCGGACCCCGAGGTTGAGGTGGCTTCGTCGGATTATCTCGTCGCGTCGGGTAAGGGCACCGTGTTCAGCTACGTGGTGCACCACGCCCCGAAGGTGCCGGGCAGAACGCCGCCGTTCGTCATCGCCCTGGTCGAACTCGAGGAAGGGGTACGGATGCTCGGCGAACTCCGCGACGTCGATCCTGCCGCCGTGAAGATCGGAATGCCTGTGCGCGCAACGTATATCGACTTCCCGGACAGCACGTCCGGGCCGGCGTGGACGCTGTACGCCTGGGAGCCCGACGCATGAGCGTCCCCATTGTCGAGGTCGGCACCAAGCTTCCCGAACTCGCTCTCTACGGTAATCCGACGTTCATCGTGTCGACGGCGATCGCCACCCGCGACTACCAGGACGTCCACCACGACCGTGACAAGGCGCAGGCCAAGGGCTCCAAGGACATCTTCGTCAACATCCTCACCGACACCGGTCTCGTCCAGCGGTTCATCACCGACTGGGCCGGCCCCGCCGCGGTGATCAAGTCCATCTCCCTGCGCCTCGGGGTGCCGTGGTACGCCTACGACACGGTGACGTTCACCGGGGAGGTGACCGAGATCGTCGACGGCCTCATCACGTTGAAGATCGTGGGCCGCAACAGCCTCGGTGACCACGTCATCGCCACTGCCACACTCACCATCGGGGGTGCCGCGTGACCGACGGTCTGTCCGGCAAGGCGGCGATCGTCGGTATCGGCGCCACCGATTTCTCCAAGAACTCCGGACGCAGCGAGCTGCGGCTGGCCGCCGAGGCGGTGCTCGACGCTCTCGACGACGCCGGGCTGACCCCCGCCGACGTCGACGGCATGGTGACCTTCACGATGGACTCCAACACCGAGGTCGCGGTGGCCCGCGCCACCGGCATCGGAGAGCTGAAGTTCTTCTCCAAGATCCATCACGGCGGGGGCGCGGCCTGCGCGACCATCCAGCAGGCGGCCCTGGCCGTCGCCACGGGCGTGGCGGAATGTGTTGTCGCCTACCGTGCTTTCAACGAGCGCTCGGGAATGCGCTTCGGTCAGGTGCAGATGCGGTTGGTCGAGAACGCCGACTCCACCGGGGTGGACAATTCGTTCTCCTACCCGCACGGTCTGTCGACGCCCGCGGCGCAGGTGGCGATGATCGCGCGCCGCTACATGCATCTGTCCGGCGCGACGAGCCGCGATTTCGGCGCGGTGTCGGTGGCCGACCGCAAGCACGCGGCCAACAATCCGAAGGCCTACTTCTACGGCAAGCCGATCAGCATCGACGACCACCAGAACTCGCGGTGGATCGCCGAGCCGTTGCGGCTGCTGGACTGCTGCCAGGAGACCGACGGCGGCGTGGCGCTCGTCGTGACCACGCCCGAGCGGGCCAAGGACCTCAAGCACCGACCCGCGGTCATCGAGGCCGCCTCGCAGGGCTCGAGCCCCGACCAGTACTCGATGGTGAGCTACTACCGTCCCGAGCTGGGCCTGCCGGAGATGGGGCTGGTTGGCCGACAGCTCTGGGAGCAGTCAGGGCTGACGCCCGGGGACATCCAGACCGCGATTCTCTACGACCACTTCACCCCGTTCACGTTGATCCAGCTCGAGGAGCTCGGTTTCTGCGGCAAGGGCGAGGCCAAGGATTTCGTGGCTGACGGCGCGATCGAGATCGACGGCAGACTGCCGATCAACACCCACGGCGGGCAGCTCGGCGAGGCCTACATCCACGGCATGAACGGCATCGCCGAGGGAGTGCGCCAACTCCGCGGAACCTCGGTCAATCCGGTGCCCGACGTCGAGCACGTGCTCGTCACCGCGGGCACCGGCGTGCCGACGTCGGGGCTCATCCTCGGCTGAGGCGGCGTCTCAGCAAAGTTCCACCGAGCCCGACGAGCGGCCCGCCCGGCATCGATGTCGACGTGTCGGATTGCCGACGACCGGCTCCGTTCCCGCGCACGAGAATCGGCCCCGTCGGAACAAGATCGGATCTTGGCTGGAAGTTCCCGGATCATGGGTTGTCGGGTGAAGGGCCCGTCGGCTCAGCGCCGAGTGATTGCGTATGCAAATGCCGTCGAACAGTGGCAATCGATTCGCTTGACCGCAATTTCAGCAAACGCTGATAATGGTTCGTGACCTGGCGTGGGGGCACTGGCGCCCAGGTTCACGCGTCGAGGGGGCCGGCCATGAGCAGCAGCAGATCGCATGGATGTGATGATCGGCGGTCGTCTGTCCGCATCGCGGCAGCGGCGATCGTCGCGGGCGGTCTTGCGGTCAGCGCTTCGCTCTATCACATACCGGGACACCTTTCGCCGCTGGAACTCTGGCAACAGGAGGACGGGTCGATGTCGATCGCGTCCGGTCGCATCGGATCGGTGGTGGCTGACCAGATCATCGATCTCACCGATGCCGAACTGCCGACACTCGCGCACCTGGCCGAGATCCTGCACGACAACTTCCCGACCGTGCGTGCCGACCTCTTCCTGACTGCGGTGGAGAAACACGGGTTACCCCAGATCGTCAGGACCCTCGAGGTGTTGGCGTCCGCAGGATTCGCGATGCCGGTATCTGCGGTGCTGTTCGGCGGCGGTGGCGGGGCGGGTTCGCCGGGGTCACCGATCGGGATGGCGGATCTGGAGTTGCTGTGGCAGTTCCTCAGCCAGCAGCTGCCCGCGGCGATGATCCAGGGATTCGCCGACGTCGTCGGTGCGTTCATGCCCGCGTCGGTCAGCACGGCGCAGGTGCAGCGTGCGGTGCAGGTGCTTACATTCGCCCCACCCGTCGCGCCGCCCGCACCCGTCGCAGCGCCGGTCATGCCGTCGAGCGTTGTCGCGACGCCACCGGCGCCGGCGGTCGCAACGCCGCCACCAGCGCCCGCGCCGCCGTCGCCCGCGCCCGCGCCGCCGTCGCCCGCGCCGGTCGTCGTGGCCGCGCCGCCCCCGGTGGAAGTGTCAGCTCCGCCGACCGTCGAGATCTCGACGCCCGCGCCGCCCACGAAGACGCCCGAGGTCACGCCGGGCCCGTCCGTACCGGAGGCTGACGACACCGGGAACAAGGGCATAGGTGACGATTCCGGGCCGGCCGAGGGTTCGTCCCCCGGCGACGTTTCCGGTCCCCAGCACGGTGGGGGTCCCAATGGCGACACCGCCCACGGCGGCGATGCAGGATCCGCCCCAGGTCAGGGCTCGGGCGACGCGTCGGGTCCGGACAACGGTCGGTCCGGCGGTGCAGCGGGTGGGGGACGGTCCGGGGATACGGGCA
This window contains:
- a CDS encoding bifunctional MaoC family dehydratase N-terminal/OB-fold nucleic acid binding domain-containing protein → MSGERTIEDITAAAERVKAEGKSAPRQARHPVNQPMVDHWLDAMGDRNPIYVDEQAAKAAGHPGVVAPPAMIQVWTMMGLGGVRPDDDPLGKILELFDEAGYVGVVATNCEQTYHRYLQPGEQVSVTAELTDVVGPKRTALGEGFFITQTITWTVGGEPVAEMLWRIMKFRPADQDAPASAVPEDLDTESMMRPASSKDTKFFWDGVNAHELRIQKRPDGTLQHPPVPALWADPEVEVASSDYLVASGKGTVFSYVVHHAPKVPGRTPPFVIALVELEEGVRMLGELRDVDPAAVKIGMPVRATYIDFPDSTSGPAWTLYAWEPDA
- a CDS encoding lipid-transfer protein is translated as MSGKAAIVGIGATDFSKNSGRSELRLAAEAVLDALDDAGLTPADVDGMVTFTMDSNTEVAVARATGIGELKFFSKIHHGGGAACATIQQAALAVATGVAECVVAYRAFNERSGMRFGQVQMRLVENADSTGVDNSFSYPHGLSTPAAQVAMIARRYMHLSGATSRDFGAVSVADRKHAANNPKAYFYGKPISIDDHQNSRWIAEPLRLLDCCQETDGGVALVVTTPERAKDLKHRPAVIEAASQGSSPDQYSMVSYYRPELGLPEMGLVGRQLWEQSGLTPGDIQTAILYDHFTPFTLIQLEELGFCGKGEAKDFVADGAIEIDGRLPINTHGGQLGEAYIHGMNGIAEGVRQLRGTSVNPVPDVEHVLVTAGTGVPTSGLILG
- a CDS encoding MaoC family dehydratase — encoded protein: MSVPIVEVGTKLPELALYGNPTFIVSTAIATRDYQDVHHDRDKAQAKGSKDIFVNILTDTGLVQRFITDWAGPAAVIKSISLRLGVPWYAYDTVTFTGEVTEIVDGLITLKIVGRNSLGDHVIATATLTIGGAA